In Falco cherrug isolate bFalChe1 unplaced genomic scaffold, bFalChe1.pri scaffold_247, whole genome shotgun sequence, one genomic interval encodes:
- the LOC129735058 gene encoding T-cell activation Rho GTPase-activating protein-like: protein MGLPWPFALRRTPAAAQAPGQAGSGCSRALFGQPLAALCGEDNTLPRPIQELLAVLHQEGPTTEGIFRRAAGGTELRQLREALDRGTEVDVGSQPALLLAVILKEFLRSIPTKLLVIDLYEDWMAAMERASKQAKVEELKAVADKLPVANLLLLKRLMALLQHIGHNAATSRMSCSNLAICIGPNL, encoded by the exons atggggctgccctggccctttgCTCTACGGCgcaccccggccgctgcccaggcaccagggcaggcgggctccggctgcagcagggcgctctttgggcagcccctggcagccctctgtggggaggacaacacgctgccccggcccatccag gagctgctggctgtcctgcaccagGAAGGACCGACGACGGAGGGGATATTCCGCAGAGCTGCCGGCGGCACAGAACTTCGGCAGCTACGCGAGGCCCTGGACCGCGGCACGGAAGTCGATGTGGGaagccagcctgcactgctgctggccgtcatcttgaag GAATTCCTGCGAAGCATCCCCACCAAGCTCCTCGTCATCGACCTCTACGAGGACTGGatggcagccatggagagggccagcaagcaggccaaggtggaggagctgaaagc ggtggctGACAAGTTGCCTGTGGCcaatctcctcctcctgaagcggctgatggccctgctgcagcacatcggccacaacgcagccaccagcagaatgagctgcagcaacctggccatctgcatcgggcccaacctg